Proteins encoded in a region of the Tautonia rosea genome:
- a CDS encoding formate dehydrogenase accessory sulfurtransferase FdhD, translating to MSGPESVRTRVQRVRAHGVESEILWDRLAAEEPMEIRLGFGPTDRRTVRTIGITMRTPGHDPELAVGFLLNERVIPSPEAIDEVAREEPEDAGRSLDRIIRVDLKPGVEVDLERFARNVLTNSSCGVCGTATLRALNLDGCRPNPGHGPVVEAETIHRLPVLLRHHQRVFVETGGLHAAALLDPFGSLIAAREDIGRHNTVDKLIGARALGTLDGPHPDAEPAILLVSGRAGFEIVQKAVTAALPIVAAVGAPSSLAVEVAETFGLTLCGFVGPDRFNVYSAPWRVRVRVEAASTADPAP from the coding sequence ATGTCCGGTCCGGAGTCGGTACGAACCCGGGTGCAGCGTGTCCGAGCCCACGGCGTCGAGTCGGAGATCCTCTGGGATCGCCTCGCGGCCGAGGAGCCGATGGAGATCCGCCTCGGCTTCGGCCCGACGGATCGACGGACGGTCCGGACGATCGGCATCACCATGCGGACCCCCGGCCACGACCCCGAGCTGGCCGTCGGCTTCTTGCTCAACGAGCGGGTCATCCCCTCGCCCGAGGCCATCGACGAGGTCGCCCGCGAGGAACCCGAAGACGCCGGCCGATCGCTCGACCGGATCATCCGGGTCGACCTGAAACCAGGGGTCGAGGTCGATCTGGAACGCTTCGCCCGGAACGTCCTGACCAACTCCAGTTGCGGCGTCTGCGGGACCGCCACCCTCCGTGCCCTGAACCTCGACGGCTGCCGGCCGAACCCAGGCCACGGGCCGGTCGTCGAGGCCGAGACGATCCACCGTCTGCCGGTCTTGCTCCGTCACCACCAGCGCGTCTTTGTCGAGACCGGCGGCCTGCACGCCGCGGCCCTGCTCGATCCCTTCGGTTCCCTGATCGCCGCCCGAGAGGACATCGGCCGTCACAACACCGTCGACAAGCTCATCGGCGCCCGAGCCCTGGGAACCCTCGACGGTCCCCACCCCGACGCCGAGCCGGCCATCCTGCTCGTCAGCGGTCGGGCCGGCTTCGAGATCGTCCAGAAGGCCGTCACCGCCGCCTTGCCGATCGTCGCCGCCGTTGGGGCCCCGTCGAGCCTGGCGGTCGAGGTGGCCGAGACCTTCGGCCTGACGCTCTGCGGCTTCGTCGGTCCCGATCGATTCAACGTCTATAGCGCCCCGTGGCGGGTCCGGGTCCGGGTCGAGGCCGCCTCGACCGCCGACCCCGCCCCTTGA